The nucleotide window GACAATGTTTGTAGTTGCGCTTGAAGACAGCATCATTTTGCAAATTGACTTCGAAACTGAACAAGAAATTAAAAGACAAAACCACAAGTTTGAGACCTTTTTTAGGATAATTGCAGAACGTGGACTTGCATTTCAACAGCGCAGAATAATTTCAAATCTTACACAAACAGCGGAAGAACGTTATGAAAATTACGTTTCAAAATATCCTCAAATAGTTCAAAGAGTGCCTCAATATGCTTTGGCTTCGTTTTTAGGAATGACAACCGAATTCTTGTCAAGAATTAGAAACAAAAGGATTTCCAAAAAAAGTTGAACTACATCAACCAAATTTCCTAAACTACTTCATTTTTAATCGTTGTAAGTCGTCTCATTTTTGCAATGTCAATAATGACAAACAACAATTTTAAATAAAAGTAAAATGTCAACATTACAAAAAAGAACTTTCACCGTTCCTACAAGATCACAAGTATCTGCAAACAATCAAGCAATTTTTGATAACCTACAAAAAGGTATAGGTTTTGTCCCGAATCTGTATGCCTACTATGCAAAAAATGAAACGGCACTGGATGACTATCTTACTTTACAAAATCGAAAGAGTACTTTACGAGCCAAAGAAAGAGAAGTGATTAACTTGGTAACGAGCCAAATTAACGACTGTCGTTACTGCCAATCGGCACACACAGCATTAGGAAAAATGAATGGTTTTACAGATGAACAAATCGTTGAAATTCGTAAAGGTTCAGCATCGTTTGACAGCAAGTTAGACGCATTAGTAAAGTTTGCGGCATCAGCAGTTGAAAATCGAGGCAGAGCAACCGAAGAAAGTAAGGAAGCCTTTTTTGCAGCAGGATATGATGAAGCCAATATGATTGATGTGGTAATGGTTATTGGCGACAAAATAACGAGCAACTACCTACACAACCTCACTGGATTTGAAATTGATTTTCCTTTGGCTCAACTCCTTTAATCTTAAAAAAACATTTAATGAAAATTTGGTTCATCACAGGAATTTCAAGCGGTTTGGGCAAAGCACTTGCCCAAACCGTTATTGACAAAGGCGATTTTGTCATTGGTACATTTCGTAATCAATCACAGACAGACAGTTTTAACAAACAACACAAAGACAAAGCACTTGCATTGACTTTGGATATTACAAACCCCAACGAAATTGAAAAGGCAGTTAAACTTGTAACTGAAAAGTTTGGACAAATTGACGTACTTGTAAATAATGCCGGTTATGGACTTGCTGGTGCTATTGAAGAAACAAGCACAGAAGAAACAAGGGCCGTTTTTGAAGCCAATTTCTTTGGTGCTTTAAAAATAACACAGTCTTTCTTGTCTCTTTTCAGAAATCAAAAAAGCGGGCACATCATTCAAATTTCTTCGCACGGTGGCTTTAAAGCCTTTGCCGGTTTTGGAGTTTACAACGCAAGCAAATTTGCGTTAGAAGGTTTTAGTGAAGCATTGGCACAAGAACTTGCACCACTTGGAATTAAGGTAACGATTGTAGAACCCGGCCCTTTCAGAACCAACTTTGCGGGAAGCGGTTTCAAAATTGTTGAACAAACAATTGCTGACTACGATACAACGGCGGCTGTGTTTAGAGAAAAGATAAAAAGTGTGGATGGCAAACAAGAAGGCGACCCAAAAAAAGCGTCCAAAGCCATTTATGACATCACCAATTCACTTACGCCTCCTTTGCGCCTACCCCTCGGAAAAATCGCTTTACTTTCATTGACTAGCAAATTGGAAAGCGTTAAAACTGACCTTGAAAATTTTAAGGACATCGCAGAAAGTGTAGTTTTTTGAAGGTGAGCAAAAGCATATAACTTCGTCGGGTAAAAGGCTTCACACGATAGTCCCTCCGGATTGGCAATTTTGTGGATTACTGGAATCTAAGAAAAATCATTATGAAAAACTAAACCTATAAACTAGCCCTGATAGTAGTGGAAATCCTTGTGAACCGGGGTTCGGTACAAGAGATTGTAGTGAAAAGCGGGACAACTGTTGATGAAATATCAAAAATTTCTGCTCCTTAAAAAAATCAAAC belongs to Flavobacterium aquiphilum and includes:
- a CDS encoding Crp/Fnr family transcriptional regulator, with the translated sequence MTEKIVEYIEKFVKLTDKEKQLIGSCFKEVKIKKRQFIVQPNFTAKYRHYVYKGAFRAYVTADDGQEHTINFAIDDWWITDYNSYIFQQPATMFVVALEDSIILQIDFETEQEIKRQNHKFETFFRIIAERGLAFQQRRIISNLTQTAEERYENYVSKYPQIVQRVPQYALASFLGMTTEFLSRIRNKRISKKS
- a CDS encoding carboxymuconolactone decarboxylase family protein codes for the protein MSTLQKRTFTVPTRSQVSANNQAIFDNLQKGIGFVPNLYAYYAKNETALDDYLTLQNRKSTLRAKEREVINLVTSQINDCRYCQSAHTALGKMNGFTDEQIVEIRKGSASFDSKLDALVKFAASAVENRGRATEESKEAFFAAGYDEANMIDVVMVIGDKITSNYLHNLTGFEIDFPLAQLL
- a CDS encoding oxidoreductase; this translates as MKIWFITGISSGLGKALAQTVIDKGDFVIGTFRNQSQTDSFNKQHKDKALALTLDITNPNEIEKAVKLVTEKFGQIDVLVNNAGYGLAGAIEETSTEETRAVFEANFFGALKITQSFLSLFRNQKSGHIIQISSHGGFKAFAGFGVYNASKFALEGFSEALAQELAPLGIKVTIVEPGPFRTNFAGSGFKIVEQTIADYDTTAAVFREKIKSVDGKQEGDPKKASKAIYDITNSLTPPLRLPLGKIALLSLTSKLESVKTDLENFKDIAESVVF